A portion of the Pyxidicoccus trucidator genome contains these proteins:
- the hisD gene encoding histidinol dehydrogenase, whose amino-acid sequence MIASSSILRYRGPLSALSSEDRRRLLNRVGGSDARVASRVSELIARVRDDGDRALFDLARQFDRVELTALEVPRERCEAALASLDSTVREALARAARNIARAHAAQKPSTVEVETEPGVLVGRRPDPLGRVGVYAPGGRAVYPSSVLMGVVPAKVAGVGEVIVCSPPGPDGLPHASVMAAAALAGADRVFSLGGAGAVAAMAYGTETVPRVDRIVGPGNAYVAEAKLQVVGTVAIEAPAGPSEILVIADGTASPDAVAREMLAQAEHDPEAACVTLAVGEVLADAIARSVERLAQGAKRWEIVTSALGSRGAVLSVASLDEAWPFAADFAPEHLLLATTSPREDLARVRNAGTVFLGERSSVAYGDYMTGSNHVLPTAGLARAYSGLNLLDFYRWTTYQRVEGQAAANLAEDVGVLADNEGLFAHADAARAWRRV is encoded by the coding sequence ATGATTGCCTCCTCTTCCATCCTCAGGTACCGCGGCCCGCTGTCCGCCCTGTCCTCGGAGGACCGCCGCCGGTTGTTGAATCGGGTGGGCGGCTCGGATGCGCGCGTGGCCTCCCGCGTGAGTGAGCTCATTGCCCGGGTGCGCGACGACGGCGACCGGGCGCTGTTCGACCTGGCGCGCCAGTTTGACCGTGTGGAGTTGACGGCGCTGGAGGTGCCGCGCGAGCGCTGCGAGGCGGCGCTGGCCTCGCTGGACTCGACGGTGCGCGAGGCCCTGGCGCGCGCGGCGCGCAACATCGCCCGGGCGCACGCGGCGCAGAAGCCGAGCACGGTGGAGGTGGAGACGGAGCCCGGCGTGCTGGTGGGGCGACGGCCGGATCCGCTGGGGCGCGTGGGGGTGTACGCACCGGGAGGCCGGGCGGTGTACCCCAGCAGCGTGCTGATGGGCGTGGTGCCGGCGAAGGTGGCGGGCGTGGGCGAGGTCATCGTCTGCTCTCCACCGGGCCCGGACGGGCTGCCCCACGCCAGTGTCATGGCCGCGGCGGCGCTGGCGGGCGCGGACCGCGTCTTCTCGCTGGGCGGCGCGGGCGCGGTGGCGGCCATGGCGTACGGCACGGAGACGGTGCCCCGCGTGGACCGCATCGTCGGGCCGGGCAACGCGTACGTGGCCGAGGCGAAGCTCCAGGTGGTGGGCACGGTGGCGATTGAAGCGCCCGCCGGCCCCAGCGAAATCCTGGTGATTGCCGACGGCACGGCGAGCCCGGACGCGGTGGCGCGGGAGATGCTGGCCCAGGCCGAGCATGACCCGGAGGCCGCGTGCGTGACGCTCGCGGTGGGCGAGGTGCTGGCGGACGCCATCGCCCGCTCGGTGGAGCGGCTGGCGCAGGGGGCGAAGCGGTGGGAAATCGTCACCTCGGCGCTGGGCTCTCGCGGCGCGGTGCTGAGCGTGGCGTCGCTGGACGAGGCGTGGCCCTTCGCGGCGGACTTCGCGCCGGAGCACCTGCTGCTCGCCACCACCTCGCCTCGCGAGGACCTGGCGCGGGTGCGCAACGCGGGCACCGTGTTCCTGGGTGAGCGCTCCTCGGTGGCCTACGGCGACTACATGACGGGCTCCAACCACGTCCTGCCCACGGCGGGCCTGGCGCGGGCGTACTCGGGGCTCAACCTGTTGGACTTCTACCGGTGGACCACCTACCAGCGGGTGGAGGGACAGGCGGCAGCGAACCTGGCCGAGGACGTGGGCGTCCTCGCGGACAACGAGGGCCTCTTCGCTCACGCCGACGCGGCCCGGGCCTGGAGGCGCGTGTGA
- a CDS encoding pyridoxal phosphate-dependent aminotransferase produces MIPTRTSYRDIPLYSPAKKPCRVDLSDNTNLFGTPPAAQRVLREAGLRAVTGYPAGYSPELRRAVAAYVGVGPEAVTTGCGSDGIIDSAIRAFLEPGEVLAFQDPTFVMVPLYSKMNAVKPAPVPLRPDFDVDADALLATGAKVIYLCSPNNPTGTALSRAAVERVVERAPGLVIIDEAYAEFASGPGFLDLARTRPNVLVTRTFSKAYGLAGMRVGWAVGAPALVAEVEKARGPYMLTALSEAMATAVLTEDGDWVKARVAEAVANRERLRGELVELGLRPLPSEANFLMVPLPGAPKVAERMRERDVNVRAFQGLTGVGDALRIGSGPWPLLETALAALRESLR; encoded by the coding sequence GTGATTCCCACCCGGACCTCCTACCGCGACATCCCTCTCTACTCGCCGGCGAAGAAGCCGTGCCGGGTGGACCTGAGCGACAACACCAACCTCTTCGGCACCCCGCCCGCCGCGCAGCGCGTGCTGCGCGAGGCGGGCCTCCGCGCCGTGACGGGCTATCCCGCGGGCTACTCGCCGGAACTACGCCGCGCGGTGGCCGCGTACGTCGGCGTGGGGCCGGAGGCGGTGACGACGGGCTGCGGCTCGGACGGCATCATCGACAGCGCCATCCGCGCCTTCCTGGAGCCGGGCGAGGTGCTCGCCTTCCAGGACCCCACCTTCGTCATGGTGCCGCTGTACTCGAAGATGAACGCGGTGAAGCCCGCGCCGGTGCCGCTGCGGCCGGACTTCGACGTCGACGCGGACGCGCTGCTGGCCACGGGGGCGAAGGTCATCTACCTGTGCTCGCCCAACAACCCCACCGGCACGGCGCTGTCTCGCGCGGCGGTGGAGCGCGTGGTGGAGCGGGCGCCCGGCCTCGTCATCATCGACGAGGCCTATGCCGAGTTTGCCTCCGGGCCGGGCTTCCTGGACCTCGCGCGCACGCGGCCCAACGTGCTGGTGACGCGCACCTTCTCCAAGGCGTATGGCCTGGCGGGCATGCGGGTGGGCTGGGCCGTGGGCGCCCCGGCGCTGGTGGCCGAGGTGGAGAAGGCGCGGGGCCCGTACATGCTCACCGCCCTGTCGGAGGCCATGGCCACCGCGGTGCTCACCGAGGACGGCGACTGGGTGAAGGCCCGGGTGGCGGAGGCGGTGGCCAACCGTGAGCGGCTGCGCGGCGAATTGGTGGAGCTGGGGCTGCGTCCGCTGCCCTCTGAGGCCAACTTCCTGATGGTGCCCCTTCCGGGCGCGCCGAAGGTGGCGGAGCGGATGCGGGAGCGGGACGTGAATGTGCGGGCCTTCCAGGGGCTGACCGGGGTGGGGGACGCGCTCCGGATTGGCAGTGGCCCCTGGCCCCTCTTGGAGACGGCGCTGGCGGCGCTGCGGGAGTCACTGCGATGA
- the hisH gene encoding imidazole glycerol phosphate synthase subunit HisH, whose translation MRVTLFDYGAGNLHSLAKALATVEGAEVRVQEDPVRALDTDVLVLPGVGAFGASAARLEPGRQAMRDALEAGLPCLGICLGMQLLFDTSEEGGGAGLGYFSGKVTRLASRRVPEIGWNTVEDDRTLAGAKLDTVYYAHSFVCRATDPSVVTGWTTHEEDRFPAAVRRGKVVGVQFHPEKSSVSGVAFVQAFLKEVAP comes from the coding sequence ATGAGAGTCACCCTGTTCGACTACGGAGCGGGCAACCTGCACTCGCTGGCCAAGGCGCTGGCCACGGTGGAGGGCGCGGAGGTGCGCGTGCAGGAGGACCCGGTGCGCGCGCTGGACACGGACGTGCTGGTGCTGCCGGGCGTGGGGGCCTTTGGCGCGTCGGCGGCGCGGCTGGAGCCGGGGCGTCAGGCCATGCGCGACGCGCTGGAGGCGGGCCTGCCGTGCCTGGGCATCTGCCTGGGCATGCAGCTGCTCTTCGACACCAGCGAGGAGGGCGGAGGCGCCGGCCTGGGCTACTTCTCCGGGAAGGTGACGCGGCTGGCCTCGCGGCGGGTGCCGGAGATTGGCTGGAACACCGTGGAGGACGACCGCACGCTGGCGGGCGCGAAGCTGGACACCGTGTACTACGCGCACAGCTTCGTCTGCCGCGCGACGGACCCGTCAGTCGTCACGGGGTGGACGACGCACGAGGAGGACCGCTTCCCCGCGGCGGTGCGCCGGGGGAAGGTGGTGGGCGTGCAGTTCCACCCGGAGAAGTCCTCCGTGTCGGGCGTGGCCTTCGTGCAGGCCTTTCTCAAGGAGGTGGCGCCGTGA
- a CDS encoding HisA/HisF-related TIM barrel protein gives MIAIPAIDLREGACVQLVGGSYDAEKVRVNDPLDALRQWRGHGFRTFHVVDLDAALGKGSNADSIFRLTSYERGLTFTVGGGVRDSDRVEAVLEGGASSVVVGTRAIEDTAWLSEVSGRFPGRVVVAADVKGREVVTRGWTAGSARDIRDVLAALEPLPLAGLLVTAVHKEGQLSGVDLPLMQEVASTSRHRLYASGGVTTLEDLRALAAAGAYGAVIGMALYTGRLDARAVAQEFAG, from the coding sequence GTGATTGCCATTCCAGCCATCGACCTGCGCGAGGGCGCGTGCGTGCAATTGGTGGGCGGCTCGTACGACGCGGAGAAGGTCCGGGTGAATGATCCGCTGGACGCGCTGAGGCAGTGGCGCGGCCATGGCTTCCGCACCTTCCACGTGGTGGACCTGGACGCCGCGCTGGGCAAGGGCTCCAACGCGGACAGCATCTTCCGGCTGACCTCGTACGAGCGCGGCCTCACCTTCACGGTGGGCGGCGGTGTGCGCGACTCGGACCGGGTGGAGGCCGTGCTGGAGGGCGGCGCATCCTCCGTGGTGGTGGGCACGCGGGCGATTGAAGACACGGCGTGGCTGTCGGAGGTGTCGGGCCGCTTCCCGGGCCGCGTGGTGGTGGCGGCGGACGTGAAGGGCCGCGAGGTGGTGACGCGCGGCTGGACGGCGGGCAGCGCGCGGGACATCCGCGACGTGCTCGCCGCGCTGGAGCCGCTGCCGCTGGCGGGGCTGCTGGTGACGGCGGTGCACAAGGAGGGGCAGCTGTCGGGCGTGGACCTGCCGCTGATGCAGGAGGTGGCGAGCACCAGCCGCCACCGGCTCTACGCGTCGGGCGGGGTGACGACGCTGGAGGACCTGAGGGCGCTGGCGGCGGCGGGCGCCTACGGGGCGGTCATCGGCATGGCGCTGTACACGGGCAGGCTGGACGCGCGCGCGGTCGCGCAGGAGTTCGCGGGATGA
- a CDS encoding imidazoleglycerol-phosphate dehydratase: MTTVTRETKETKIHVELTPGKGVTQVDTGLKFFDHMLATFARYAGLDLKLHARGDLTHHLMEDVAITLGTAVQQVIPATAARFAERTIPMDDALVQACLDAGGRFYYQGPLKNRLYEHWMRSFSEHAKVTLHLRVLRGKDSHHATEAAFKALGLALRDAMVDSGTVFSMKGSVALEVK, encoded by the coding sequence ATGACCACCGTCACTCGGGAGACGAAGGAGACGAAGATTCACGTGGAGCTGACGCCCGGCAAGGGCGTCACCCAGGTGGACACGGGCCTGAAGTTCTTCGACCACATGCTGGCCACCTTCGCGCGCTACGCGGGCCTCGACTTGAAGCTGCACGCGCGGGGCGACCTCACCCACCACCTCATGGAGGACGTGGCGATTACGCTGGGCACGGCGGTGCAGCAGGTGATTCCCGCCACGGCGGCGCGCTTCGCGGAGCGCACCATTCCCATGGACGACGCGCTGGTGCAGGCGTGCCTGGATGCGGGCGGCCGCTTCTACTACCAGGGCCCGCTGAAGAACCGGCTCTACGAGCACTGGATGCGCTCGTTCAGCGAGCACGCGAAGGTGACGCTGCACCTGCGGGTGCTGCGCGGCAAGGACAGCCACCACGCGACGGAGGCCGCGTTCAAGGCGCTGGGGCTGGCGCTGCGCGACGCCATGGTGGACTCGGGCACGGTGTTCAGCATGAAGGGCTCCGTCGCCCTGGAGGTGAAGTGA
- the hisF gene encoding imidazole glycerol phosphate synthase subunit HisF has translation MLTRRLIVCLDVKGGRVVKGVQFEGLRDVGDPVELARRYEQEGADEVTFLDISASAEERGTLWDLVQRTAERLFIPLTVGGGVRTVDDVGRALRAGADKVSINSAAVANPALLTACAERFGAQCVVASIDAKREDGRWRVYTHGGRKPTDLDAVAWARDCVARGAGEVLLTSIDRDGARSGYDLELTRTVSEAVDVPVIASGGAGSADHVRDALTRGGADAALVAGILHDGVTTVGAIKSLLREGGLHIRSGT, from the coding sequence ATGCTCACCCGGCGACTCATCGTCTGCCTGGACGTGAAGGGCGGGCGCGTGGTGAAGGGCGTCCAGTTCGAGGGCCTGCGCGACGTGGGAGACCCGGTGGAGCTGGCCCGGCGCTACGAGCAGGAGGGCGCGGACGAGGTGACCTTCCTGGACATCTCCGCCAGCGCCGAGGAGCGCGGCACCCTGTGGGATTTGGTGCAGCGCACCGCGGAACGACTGTTCATTCCGCTCACCGTGGGCGGCGGGGTGCGCACGGTGGACGACGTGGGCCGGGCCCTGCGCGCGGGCGCGGACAAGGTGAGCATCAACTCGGCGGCGGTGGCCAACCCGGCGCTGCTGACGGCGTGCGCGGAGCGCTTCGGCGCCCAGTGCGTGGTGGCCAGCATCGACGCCAAGAGGGAGGACGGGCGCTGGCGCGTCTACACCCATGGTGGCCGCAAGCCCACGGACCTGGACGCGGTGGCCTGGGCCCGTGACTGCGTGGCGCGTGGGGCGGGGGAGGTGCTGCTCACCAGCATCGACCGGGACGGGGCGCGCAGCGGCTATGACCTCGAGCTGACGCGGACGGTGTCCGAAGCCGTGGATGTGCCCGTCATCGCCTCGGGTGGGGCGGGCAGCGCGGACCACGTGCGGGACGCGCTCACGCGGGGCGGTGCGGATGCGGCGCTGGTGGCCGGCATCCTCCACGACGGCGTCACCACGGTGGGCGCCATCAAGTCGCTGCTCCGCGAGGGCGGCCTCCACATCCGGAGCGGGACATGA
- the hisN gene encoding histidinol-phosphatase: MNDRQGLMQAAAEVARKAGDVALGFFRGGIAVDTKSDGTPVTVADRTAEQAARDWLEARFPEDGILGEEFGETRPGAERRWILDPIDGTKTFIRGVPLWGTLVALAKGERILVGAAYFPAVGEMLVAAPGQGCFWNDKPTRVSTQSELSKAVLLSTDERFLLHPERGEAWRGLAKEAAMDRTWGDCYGYLLVATGRAEVMVDEVLSPWDAAALQPIIEEAGGVFTDWKGRATSFGGDCIATNGALSRVVRGRLGLKEGLR, from the coding sequence ATGAACGACAGACAGGGACTGATGCAGGCGGCGGCCGAGGTGGCACGGAAGGCCGGGGACGTGGCGCTTGGCTTCTTCCGGGGCGGCATCGCGGTGGACACCAAGTCCGACGGCACGCCGGTGACGGTGGCCGACCGCACGGCGGAGCAGGCGGCGCGCGACTGGCTGGAGGCCCGCTTCCCCGAGGACGGCATCCTCGGCGAGGAGTTCGGCGAGACGCGGCCGGGCGCCGAGCGCCGGTGGATTCTGGACCCCATCGACGGGACGAAGACGTTCATCCGCGGCGTGCCGTTGTGGGGCACGCTGGTGGCGCTGGCGAAGGGTGAGCGCATCCTCGTGGGCGCCGCCTACTTCCCGGCCGTCGGGGAAATGCTGGTGGCGGCGCCGGGGCAGGGCTGCTTCTGGAATGACAAGCCGACGCGCGTCTCCACGCAGTCGGAGCTGTCGAAGGCAGTGCTGCTGTCCACCGACGAGCGGTTCCTGCTGCACCCGGAGCGGGGCGAGGCCTGGCGCGGGCTGGCGAAGGAAGCGGCCATGGACCGCACCTGGGGTGATTGCTACGGCTACCTGCTGGTGGCCACCGGGCGCGCGGAGGTGATGGTGGACGAGGTGCTGTCGCCCTGGGACGCGGCGGCGCTGCAGCCCATCATCGAGGAGGCCGGCGGCGTGTTCACCGACTGGAAGGGCAGGGCCACCTCCTTCGGCGGCGACTGCATCGCCACCAACGGAGCGCTGTCGCGGGTGGTGCGCGGGCGGCTCGGCTTGAAGGAGGGCCTGCGATGA
- the hisIE gene encoding bifunctional phosphoribosyl-AMP cyclohydrolase/phosphoribosyl-ATP diphosphatase HisIE, which translates to MTAVTLDVDRLDFTKGGGLVTVVTQDAGTGDVLMVAHADREALERTLSTGEMHYRSRTRGLWHKGGTSGNVQRVVSLSADCDGDAVLARVEKAGPACHTGEETCFGPGRWDALAALDATIARRATQAPPQGEKPSYTRRLLDDRNLRLKKVGEEGAELVTACADADRERAVEEAADVLYHVLVAVKPLGLTLEDVKAVLARRASR; encoded by the coding sequence ATGACGGCGGTGACGCTGGACGTGGACCGGCTGGACTTCACCAAGGGCGGCGGCCTGGTGACGGTGGTGACGCAGGACGCGGGCACCGGGGACGTGCTGATGGTGGCGCACGCGGACCGCGAGGCGCTCGAACGCACGCTGTCCACCGGGGAGATGCACTACCGCTCCCGGACGCGGGGCCTCTGGCACAAGGGCGGCACCAGCGGGAACGTGCAGCGCGTGGTGTCGCTCAGCGCGGACTGCGACGGGGACGCGGTGCTGGCGCGGGTGGAGAAGGCGGGCCCCGCCTGCCACACCGGCGAGGAGACCTGCTTCGGCCCTGGCCGCTGGGACGCGCTGGCCGCGCTGGATGCCACCATTGCCCGGCGCGCCACGCAGGCGCCCCCTCAGGGGGAGAAGCCGAGCTACACGCGCCGGCTGCTGGACGACCGCAACCTGCGCCTGAAGAAGGTGGGCGAGGAGGGCGCGGAGCTGGTGACGGCGTGCGCGGATGCAGACCGGGAGCGCGCCGTGGAGGAAGCGGCGGACGTGCTCTACCACGTGCTCGTCGCCGTGAAGCCGCTGGGCCTCACCCTGGAGGACGTGAAGGCCGTCCTCGCCCGCCGCGCCTCGCGCTGA
- a CDS encoding DofB protein, producing the protein MNGPTYKAEVIDRVIFSRWENPPTKEDVSTILAQMQESAKRLNSNLIYVASVSPKSKVPDAQERAILNQFLLEARRTCVDQMWLIYEGTDLQHNLQRVIISGVLILTRTFDNYLSVAKSSDAIVQDVSGVLKKDAAPIFAMAKEKGLLG; encoded by the coding sequence GTGAACGGCCCCACCTACAAGGCTGAAGTCATCGACCGCGTCATCTTCTCCCGCTGGGAGAATCCTCCGACGAAGGAGGACGTCTCGACGATCCTTGCGCAGATGCAGGAGTCCGCGAAGCGGCTCAACTCGAACCTCATCTACGTCGCTTCGGTCAGCCCCAAGTCGAAGGTGCCCGACGCGCAGGAGCGCGCCATCCTCAACCAGTTCCTGCTGGAGGCCCGCCGCACCTGCGTGGATCAGATGTGGCTCATCTATGAGGGCACGGACCTGCAGCACAACCTCCAGCGCGTCATCATCTCCGGCGTGCTGATCCTCACGCGCACCTTCGACAACTACCTGTCGGTGGCGAAGTCGAGCGACGCCATCGTCCAGGACGTCAGCGGAGTGCTGAAGAAGGACGCCGCGCCCATCTTCGCGATGGCCAAGGAGAAGGGTCTCCTCGGCTGA
- the lpdA gene encoding dihydrolipoyl dehydrogenase, with product MAETFDVVIIGSGPGGYVGAIRAGQLGLKTAIIERDKRLGGTCLHRGCIPTKSLLWTAELFHHVKEAADFGIDVSSPTINWANAMKHKNKVVTKGAGGIDFLMKKNKVTVVKGHGRIAGKGKVEVTAEDGSKQILEAKNIIIATGSVPKSLPNVPVDHKRVMNSDSILEIDRIPKSIIVLGAGAVGCEFASVFNHVGSKTSIVEYLPALLPIEDADISKELEKLFKRRGIDVHTGSAVEKVEHTADGVRVTMKVGSETKTLEAEILLSAVGRAPVTEDCGLDKTSIKPERGFIKVDSMMRTTEANVYAVGDVIPTPMLAHMASAECVVAVEHIAGKNPQPINYDLTPSATYCYPEVASVGLTEKKAKERGYDVKFTIAPFGAVTKASISNEAIGMIKIISDKKYDEVLGVHLIGPHATELLAEACVALKLEITTEELAGTIHAHPTLSEIMHEGAEATLGHPRHF from the coding sequence GTGGCTGAGACGTTCGACGTGGTGATCATCGGTTCGGGCCCTGGCGGCTACGTGGGAGCCATTCGCGCGGGTCAGCTCGGGCTGAAGACGGCCATCATCGAGAGGGACAAGCGGCTGGGCGGCACCTGCCTCCACCGGGGCTGCATCCCCACCAAGTCCCTCCTGTGGACCGCGGAGCTCTTCCACCACGTGAAGGAGGCGGCCGACTTCGGCATCGACGTGTCCAGCCCGACCATCAACTGGGCGAACGCGATGAAGCACAAGAACAAGGTCGTCACCAAGGGCGCGGGTGGCATCGACTTCTTGATGAAGAAGAACAAGGTGACCGTGGTCAAGGGCCATGGCCGCATCGCGGGGAAGGGGAAGGTGGAAGTCACGGCCGAGGACGGCTCCAAGCAGATCCTGGAGGCGAAGAACATCATCATCGCCACCGGCTCGGTGCCCAAGTCCCTTCCCAACGTTCCCGTGGACCACAAGCGGGTGATGAACAGCGACTCCATCCTGGAGATCGACCGCATCCCCAAGAGCATCATCGTCCTGGGCGCCGGCGCGGTGGGCTGCGAGTTCGCCTCCGTCTTCAACCACGTGGGCAGCAAGACCTCGATTGTCGAGTACCTGCCCGCGCTGCTGCCGATTGAGGATGCGGACATCTCCAAGGAGCTGGAGAAGCTCTTCAAGCGCCGCGGCATCGACGTGCACACGGGCTCCGCGGTGGAGAAGGTGGAGCACACGGCGGACGGCGTTCGCGTCACCATGAAGGTGGGCAGCGAGACGAAGACGCTGGAGGCGGAGATCCTCCTGTCGGCGGTGGGCCGCGCGCCCGTCACCGAGGACTGCGGCCTGGACAAGACGAGCATCAAGCCCGAGCGCGGCTTCATCAAGGTCGACTCGATGATGCGCACCACGGAGGCCAACGTGTACGCGGTGGGCGATGTCATCCCCACGCCGATGCTCGCCCACATGGCCAGCGCCGAGTGCGTGGTGGCGGTGGAGCACATCGCCGGGAAGAACCCGCAGCCCATCAACTACGACCTCACGCCCTCCGCCACGTACTGCTACCCCGAGGTCGCCTCGGTGGGCCTGACGGAGAAGAAGGCCAAGGAGCGTGGCTACGACGTGAAGTTCACCATCGCCCCCTTCGGCGCGGTGACGAAGGCGTCCATCTCCAACGAGGCCATCGGGATGATCAAGATCATCTCCGACAAGAAGTACGACGAGGTGCTGGGCGTGCACCTCATCGGCCCGCACGCCACCGAGCTGCTGGCCGAGGCGTGCGTCGCGCTGAAGCTGGAGATCACCACCGAGGAGCTGGCGGGCACCATCCACGCGCACCCCACGCTCTCGGAGATCATGCACGAGGGCGCCGAGGCCACGCTGGGCCACCCGCGCCACTTCTAG
- the lipA gene encoding lipoyl synthase, with the protein MATPDRFPLPQVTETTRKPEWLKVRLPHGEGYERVKAIVKRTKLATVCEEARCPNIAECWGGGTATVMLMGEVCTRACRFCHVKVGAPPPLDPMEPIHLAQAVKEMNLEYIVVTSVNRDDRPDGGASHFASAIRELRKESPKTIVEVLIPDFKGVEKDLTTVAEAKPHVVAHNVETVERLTPTVRDRRATYRQSLRVLEYLKHRPEGLYTKTSVMVGLGETDAELEQTFKDLRNVGVDVLTLGQYLQPSQYHLRVERFVTPAQFEAYKSLAESFGFLYVASGPLVRSSYRAAEFFMKGLMERERLERLG; encoded by the coding sequence ATGGCGACTCCCGACCGGTTTCCTCTCCCCCAGGTGACTGAGACCACCCGCAAGCCGGAGTGGCTGAAGGTGCGTCTCCCGCACGGTGAAGGGTACGAGCGGGTCAAAGCCATCGTGAAGCGGACGAAGCTGGCCACGGTGTGCGAGGAGGCCCGCTGCCCGAACATCGCCGAGTGCTGGGGCGGCGGCACGGCCACCGTCATGCTCATGGGCGAGGTGTGCACGCGCGCCTGCCGCTTCTGCCACGTGAAGGTGGGGGCGCCCCCGCCGTTGGATCCGATGGAGCCCATCCACCTGGCCCAGGCCGTGAAGGAGATGAACCTGGAGTACATCGTCGTCACGTCGGTGAATCGTGACGACCGGCCGGACGGTGGCGCCAGCCACTTCGCGTCCGCCATCCGCGAGCTGCGCAAGGAGAGCCCGAAGACCATCGTCGAGGTGCTCATCCCCGACTTCAAGGGCGTGGAGAAGGACCTGACCACGGTGGCAGAGGCGAAGCCGCACGTGGTGGCGCACAACGTGGAGACGGTGGAGCGGCTCACCCCCACCGTGCGCGACAGGCGCGCCACCTATCGCCAGTCCCTGCGCGTGCTGGAATATCTCAAGCACCGTCCCGAGGGCCTCTACACCAAGACCTCCGTCATGGTGGGCCTGGGCGAGACGGACGCGGAGCTGGAGCAGACCTTCAAGGACCTGCGCAACGTGGGCGTGGACGTGCTGACGCTGGGCCAGTACCTCCAGCCGTCGCAGTACCACCTGCGCGTGGAGCGCTTCGTCACGCCCGCGCAGTTCGAGGCGTACAAGTCGCTGGCCGAGTCCTTCGGCTTCCTCTACGTGGCCTCCGGTCCGCTCGTGCGCAGCAGCTACCGCGCGGCCGAGTTCTTCATGAAGGGCCTGATGGAGCGCGAGCGCCTCGAGCGCCTCGGCTGA
- a CDS encoding dihydrolipoamide acetyltransferase family protein, whose protein sequence is MAIFEFKLPDLGEGVMEGELVKWHVKEGDPVKEDQVLAEVMTDKATVTVPTPKAGRVVKVHGKEGDMAKVHQLLVTLEIEGAAPVQAGGHGAPAPAAAPSAPAAGAAAPSAAPMSAASHGEAPAASATKVLATPVTRRMAREHGLDLATIAGSGPQGRVTKADVKAALEGGTQKNVVSPASAQQARPAAPPVSAGRADERVPLRGLRKKIAEKMVRSKFTMPHFAFVEEVDATDLVALRARLNKQLAAAGDNTKLNYLPFIIKATIAALKKFPHLNANFDEATQELVVRGEYNIGMAAATPDGLTVAVIKDADRLTLAQLAQETARLGVAARERKLKMEELTGGTFTITSLGQSGGLFATPIINHPEVGIMGVHKLKQRPAVKDGQVVVRDMMNLSLSCDHRVIDGSVAADFVYEVIKYLEKPDLLFLAMA, encoded by the coding sequence ATGGCGATCTTCGAATTCAAGCTCCCCGACCTCGGTGAAGGCGTGATGGAAGGCGAGCTGGTGAAGTGGCACGTGAAGGAAGGCGACCCCGTCAAGGAAGACCAGGTCCTCGCCGAGGTGATGACGGACAAGGCCACCGTCACCGTCCCCACCCCCAAGGCGGGCCGCGTCGTGAAGGTGCACGGCAAGGAAGGGGACATGGCGAAGGTGCACCAGCTCCTCGTCACCCTGGAGATCGAGGGCGCGGCGCCGGTGCAGGCGGGTGGCCACGGCGCTCCAGCTCCGGCCGCGGCTCCCTCGGCTCCGGCAGCGGGCGCGGCGGCTCCTTCAGCGGCTCCGATGTCGGCGGCGAGCCATGGCGAGGCCCCGGCGGCTTCGGCCACCAAGGTGCTGGCCACCCCGGTGACGCGTCGCATGGCGCGCGAGCATGGGCTGGACCTGGCGACCATCGCCGGCTCGGGCCCGCAGGGGCGGGTGACGAAGGCGGACGTGAAGGCGGCGCTGGAGGGTGGCACCCAGAAGAACGTGGTCTCGCCCGCCAGCGCTCAGCAGGCCCGGCCCGCCGCGCCCCCGGTGTCGGCCGGTCGCGCGGACGAGCGCGTTCCCCTGCGCGGCCTGCGCAAGAAGATCGCCGAGAAGATGGTGCGGTCGAAGTTCACGATGCCGCACTTCGCCTTCGTGGAAGAGGTGGACGCCACGGACCTGGTGGCCCTGCGCGCGCGGCTCAACAAGCAGCTCGCGGCGGCCGGTGACAACACCAAGCTCAACTACCTGCCGTTCATCATCAAGGCGACGATTGCCGCGCTGAAGAAGTTCCCGCACCTCAACGCCAACTTCGACGAGGCCACGCAGGAACTGGTGGTGCGCGGCGAGTACAACATCGGCATGGCGGCGGCGACGCCGGACGGCCTCACCGTGGCGGTAATCAAGGACGCGGACCGGCTGACGCTGGCCCAGCTGGCGCAGGAGACGGCCCGCCTGGGCGTCGCCGCGCGCGAGCGGAAGCTGAAGATGGAGGAGCTGACGGGCGGCACCTTCACGATTACGTCGCTGGGCCAGAGCGGCGGCCTGTTCGCCACGCCCATCATCAACCACCCCGAGGTGGGCATCATGGGCGTGCACAAGCTGAAGCAGCGCCCGGCGGTGAAGGACGGCCAGGTCGTCGTGCGCGACATGATGAACCTGTCGCTGTCGTGCGACCACCGCGTCATCGACGGCTCGGTGGCGGCGGACTTCGTGTACGAGGTCATCAAGTACCTGGAGAAGCCGGACCTGCTGTTCCTTGCCATGGCGTGA